From a single Xyrauchen texanus isolate HMW12.3.18 chromosome 26, RBS_HiC_50CHRs, whole genome shotgun sequence genomic region:
- the LOC127620113 gene encoding DNA-binding protein SATB1-like, producing MMDHMATTSNSQGPVLCEPSYSACKMARMENARDLPGLGVTPVTSKPTTLSNTVRKIGSLLPVFCMVEQGDNSPSERKRSEHAEFVLLRKDLLFSQITEAALQELGYTHTAAALATGQVQVGHWNPVALSTVTDTSDATVGDMLQDLYHIITLRIKLNSVSKLEDLPAEQWTHSTVRNALKELLKEMNQSSLAKECPLSQSMISSVVNGTYYASISAARCQEFGQWYKHHKRAKAMMGEMDRHCNQPSSSSQPTIYQQPIEDRVAEPHGIVQMQAGMPGLVMAQLLSQQHAMSQLLTHAHTHSHGAHTVPLRTPPSCNVSPPTVARGSSPVSDVSPEIYHWVREELKRAGISQAVFARVAINRTQGLLSEILRKEEDPRCASQSLLVNLRAMQAFLQLPQSQRDSIYLDERERNLNSTYSTSSSSPLPIQAKLSPVAKDIVLKVESDDYGINSGIYDEIQQEMRRAKVSQALFAKVSAAKSQGWLCELLRWKEDPSPHNRTLWENLTLIRQFLNLSQPERDVIYDQESNTGQTLFQEIHTRPLPEPLQMIPQHLGLIKQLQKNPLSHHQPFPQPQIITGRDRTPIGPSLGGTFLPPEAHAILQSFIQEVGLHPDQEAIHTLSAQLGVAKETVLSFFHGHNWHSQDDKHKRMDQREGEREDDSMEEDGEYRDTKENDKRTEENKITGKQDIDVLEQNASTQTRFIIAIKQEEALPCKEEHDDSSTHCQFINS from the exons ATGATGGACCATATGGCAACTACTAGTAACAGTCAAGGGCCAGTCCTCTGTGAACCGTCTTACTCTGCCTGTAAAATGGCCCGTATGGAGAATGCCAGAGATTTACCTGGACTTGGAGTCACACCTGTGACCTCTAAACCAACAACATTATCAAACACCGTTAGGAAGATAG GCAGTCTGCTTCCTGTGTTCTGTATGGTGGAGCAGGGTGATAACTCACCCTCTGAGAGAAAGAGGTCAGAGCATGCAGAATTTGTGCTCTTGAGGAAAGACCTACTGTTTAGCCAGATCACTGAGGCTGCACTGCAAGAGCTGGGCTATACGCACACTGCCGCTGCACTGGCTACAG gtcaagTTCAGGTTGGTCATTGGAACCCTGTAGCCCTGTCCACTGTTACTGACACCTCGGATGCAACAGTAGGAGACATGCTTCAAGACCTTTATCATATCATCACATTAAGAATAAAGCTAAACAG tGTTTCTAAATTAGAGGACTTGCCAGCTGAGCAGTGGACTCATTCCACTGTGAGAAATGCCCTAAAGGAGCTGCTGAAAGAGATGAATCAGAGCTCACTGGCTAAAGAGTGTCCACTATCACAg agcatgATTTCATCAGTGGTAAATGGCACTTACTACGCCAGCATCTCTGCTGCAAGATGTCAGGAGTTTGGCCAGTGGTACAAACACCACAAGAGGGCCAAAGCTATGATGG GTGAGATGGACAGGCATTGCAACCAACCCTCATCCTCCAGCCAACCCACCATCTACCAGCAGCCAATAGAAGACAGGGTGGCGGAGCCACATGGTATTGTACAGATGCAAGCTGGAATGCCTGGTTTGGTGATGGCTCAGCTCCTGTCTCAGCAGCATGCCATGTCTCAActtctcacacacgctcacacacactcacacgggGCTCATACCGTGCCTCTAAGGACTCCACCCAGCTGTAATGTGTCACCACCCACAGTAGCTCGAGGTTCCTCCCCTGTCTCTGATGTGTCACCTGAAATCTACCATTGGGTGCGCGAGGAGTTGAAAAGAGCAGGAATTTCCCAAGCAGTGTTTGCACGAGTAGCCATTAATAGAACTCAG GGCCTGCTTTCTGAGATCTTACGTAAGGAAGAGGACCCACGGTGCGCATCTCAATCTCTTTTAGTGAACCTGAGGGCCATGCAGGCCTTCTTACAACTGCCACAGAGTCAGAGAGACTCGATCTATCTGGATGAAAGAGAACGCAACCTCAACAGTACCTACAGCACAAGCTCCAGCTCACCTCTGCCCATTCAG GCAAAACTGTCACCTGTTGCCAAGGACATTGTATTGAAAGTGGAATCTGATGATTATGGCATAAACTCTGGCATTTATGATGAAATACAGCAGGAAATGAGACGGGCCAAAGTGTCACAGGCTTTGTTCGCGAAAGTTTCAGCAGCCAAAAGCCAG ggctgGCTGTGTGAGCTGCTGCGCTGGAAGGAGGATCCATCTCCTCACAATCGTACCCTGTGGGAAAATCTGACTTTGATACGTCAGTTCCTAAATCTCAGCCAACCAGAGCGAGATGTTATTTATGACCAAGAGAGCAATACAGGACAGACACTATTTCAAGAAATACACACAAGACCACTGCCTGAACCACTGCAG aTGATACCACAGCATCTGGGGCTTATAAAGCAACTACAGAAAAATCCACTATCGCACCATCAACCCTTCCCACAACCCCAAATAATCACTGGCAGAGACAGGACTCCGATAGGCCCAAGTCTGGGAGGCACGTTTTTACCACCAGAAGCCCATGCTATCCTGCAGAGTTTCATTCAGGAAGTGGGACTTCATCCAGACCAAGAGGCAATTCATACACTATCTGCTCAACTAGGTGTGGCGAAAGAGACTGTTCTCAGCTTTTTCCATGGTCACAACTGGCATAGTCAGGACGATAAGCACAAGAGAATGGACCAacgagaaggagaaagggaagatgattccatggaGGAAGATGGAGAATACAGGGATACAAAGGAAAATGATAAGAGGACAGAGGAAAACAAGATAACTGGGAAGCAAGACATTGATGTGTTGGAGCAGAATGCATCTACACAAACTCGTTTTATCATTGCTATTAAACAGGAGGAGGCGCTCCCATGTAAGGAGGAGCATGATGATAGCTCCACCCACTGCCAGTTCATAAACTCCTAA